One Saimiri boliviensis isolate mSaiBol1 chromosome 17, mSaiBol1.pri, whole genome shotgun sequence genomic window carries:
- the KIF2B gene encoding kinesin-like protein KIF2B, translating to MASQFCRPVSPRLSPQKPLKPHFGDIQVGICVAIQRSDKRMHLAVVTEINRENSWVTVEWVEKAVKKGKKIDLETILLLNPALNSAEHRLPPGPLSPLSPAPSSAIGDRISTTKWVAMIPQKNKTASGDSLDVRVPSKPFLMKKKKSPCLQEIEKLQKQREKRRRLQQEIRARRALDVNTGNPNYEIMHMIEEYRRHLNSSKISVLEPPQEHRICVCVRKRPLNQRETTMKDLDIITIPSDNVVMVHESKQKVDLTRYLENQTFCFDHAFDDTASNELVYQFTAQPLVESIFRKGMATCFAYGQTGSGKTYTMGGDFPGRAQDCSKGIYALVAQDVFLLLRNSTYEELDLKVYGTFFEIYGGKVYDLLNWKKKLQVLEDGNQQIQVVGLQEQEVCCVEEVLNLVEIGNSCRTSRQTPVNAHSSRSHAVFQIILKSRGKLHGKFSLVDLAGNERGADTSKASRKRQLEGAEINKSLLALKECILALGQNKPHTPFRASKLTQVLRDSFIGQNSFTCMIATISPGMTSCENTLNTLRYANRVKELNVEVRPYHHCLYPVGDEAPRMLKRHIRNSEMSLQKDKFIKIPCTQSEEPKEIEEVETLPTLLGKDTTTSRNGSSQWLENIQETADRVNHDVDFCIAQSLSILEQKIGVLTEIQKKLKLVRADLHVKSKVE from the coding sequence ATGGCCAGCCAGTTCTGCCGCCCTGTGTCCCCACGCCTCTCGCCCCAGAAACCCTTGAAGCCACATTTCGGAGACATCCAAGTGGGCATCTGCGTGGCGATCCAGCGCAGTGACAAGCGGATGCACCTCGCTGTGGTCACGGAGATCAACAGAGAAAACTCTTGGGTCACGGTAGAGTGGGTGGAGAAAGCAGTCAAAAAAGGCAAGAAGATTGACCTGGAGACCATACTTCTGTTGAATCCAGCTCTGAACTCCGCTGAGCACCGCCTGCCGCCCGGGCCCTTATCCCCCTTGTCTCCGGCGCCCTCTTCGGCCATCGGGGACCGGATTTCCACCACGAAATGGGTTGCGATGATcccccagaaaaacaaaacagcctcAGGAGACAGCCTAGACGTGAGGGTCCCCAGCAAACCTTTtctgatgaagaagaaaaagtctcCCTGCCTCCAGGAAATCGAGAAACTGCAGAAGCAGCGGGAAAAGCGCAGACGGCTGCAGCAGGAGATCCGAGCTAGACGCGCCCTCGATGTCAACACCGGAAACCCCAACTATGAGATCATGCACATGATCGAAGAGTATCGGAGGCACCTGAACAGCAGCAAGATCTCAGTGCTGGAGCCCCCGCAAGAACATCGCATCTGTGTCTGCGTGAGAAAGCGGCCTCTCAACCAGCGAGAGACCACCATGAAGGACCTGGATATCATCACCATCCCCTCAGACAATGTGGTTATGGTGCATGAGTCCAAGCAAAAGGTGGACCTCACCCGCTACCTGGAGAACCAGACCTTCTGCTTTGACCATGCCTTCGACGACACAGCCTCTAACGAGTTGGTGTACCAGTTCACCGCCCAGCCACTGGTGGAGTCCATCTTCCGCAAGGGCATGGCCACTTGCTTTGCCTATGGGCAGACGGGCAGTGGGAAGACGTATACCATGGGTGGAGACTTCCCAGGAAGGGCCCAAGATTGCTCTAAGGGCATTTACGCTCTAGTGGCACAGGATGTCTTTCTCCTGCTCAGAAACTCTACTTATGAGGAGCTGGACCTCAAAGTCTACGGGACATTTTTTGAGATTTATGGGGGCAAGGTTTATGATTTGTTGAACTGGAAGAAGAAGTTGCAAGTCCTTGAGGATGGCAATCAGCAAATCCAAGTGGTCGGGCTGCAGGAGCAAGAGGTGTGTTGTGTGGAGGAAGTGCTGAACCTCGTGGAAATAGGGAATAGCTGCCGGACTTCCAGGCAAACGCCTGTCAACGCTCACTCATCCAGGAGCCATGCAGTGTTCCAGATCATCCTGAAGTCAAGAGGGAAATTGCATGGCAAGTTTTCCCTTGTTGATTTAGCTGGGAATGAAAGGGGAGCAGATACCTCCAAAGCCAGCCGGAAAAGGCAGCTGGAAGGGGCGGAGATTAACAAGAGTCTCTTAGCCCTCAAAGAATGTATTCTGGCTTTGGGTCAGAACAAACCCCACACCCCATTCAGAGCCAGCAAACTCACACAGGTGCTCCGGGACTCCTTTATAGGCCAGAACTCCTTCACTTGCATGATTGCAACTATCTCTCCAGGGATGACCTCTTGTGAAAACACCCTCAACACTTTAAGATATGCAAACAGAGTAAAAGAATTAAATGTAGAGGTAAGGCCCTACCATCATTGCCTTTATCCAGTTGGAGATGAAGCACCGAGGATGTTAAAAAGACACATCAGAAACTCAGAAATGTCTCTTcagaaagataaatttattaaaatacctTGTACACAGAGTGAGGAGCCGAAAGAGATTGAAGAGGTTGAAACATTACCCACTCTGTTAGGGAAAGATACCACAACTTCAAGGAATGGATCTAGCCAATGGTTGGAGAACATTCAGGAGACAGCTGACAGAGTCAACCACGACGTTGATTTTTGCATTGCCCAGTCTTTGTCCATTTTGGAGCAGAAAATTGGCGTTCTGACTGAGAtccaaaagaaactgaaattagtGCGAGCTGACCTCCATGTGAAGAGCAAGGTAGAGTGA